In Aegilops tauschii subsp. strangulata cultivar AL8/78 chromosome 3, Aet v6.0, whole genome shotgun sequence, one genomic interval encodes:
- the LOC109786350 gene encoding sister chromatid cohesion 1 protein 4 isoform X1 codes for MFYSQFILAKKGPLGTIWIAAHLERKLRKNQVTDTDIGVSVDSIIFPEVPIALRLSSHLMVGVVRIYSRKVNYLFHDCSEALLKIKQAFRSAAVDLPPEESTAPYHSITLPETFHLDDFELPEAEFQGDIDHHVSSKEQITLQDNPERTGYSTSEFGLDERFGDGSSSHMGFDLEEELLLAKDHPIELESGDGIIVQGQSSLHPTDMDVDDTPSKDEEAEAYNKMDDEPSSSSKQNQSNADDLRNNIPNWTGYNLRTPDLNDMLFHNEDDAGPSSSYYHPSPFPCDDPASPASPEYVSAQAPATPGLMEETVPSRVHESPVLSPQRKASPSSNEEAAKVDNFAAPPSDFLHSAAANANDAVGAGMAEFGLAKPVQVESSGAVQENLAAPSSDILHSATANANDAVGAEMAEFSLVKPVQVESSGAAQENLAAPSSDLLHSAAANANDAASAEIAEFGLAKPVQVESSGAVAPPSDFLHSAAVNANDTVGAEMSEYRLTNPVQVESSGAVPENFAAPPSDFFHPAAAHANDTVGPEMAEFRLANPVQVESSGAVQHNFAVPPSDFLHQGAAHANDAVDSEMAEFRLSEPVQVESSRAIREMDFLRQHSATADMPPEPQTSNLVVNTEDIAVSGQTLPFKATMGSVPFVQNTSEPRANGSTETYVTGNPTHFNEGSVNMQGYNFLTSNVSVEPYPSGSTEPWVTGQQQQSFLSQASWGRPSGPTEPHVTGHPTHFNEGSGNVQGYNLHAPNVFLGHNLQEMPPGMTHSNISTAAFQQNTGTIPQYMSYNDRPNDMFTSNFPERERMLSAPYIGFHQTNDLGQLTAEKGITESDGSNKIGSLSSRKRHLEDSMPAPESRTTENLSSRPHGQRTTDAIPNDDDILASILVGRTPGLVLDSTPLPPNASTSKRQRLTPKTALTPKTRTPKRRVKMDDAMVIHADIIRQQLISTEDIRRIRRKAPCTRTEIWMIEKGSLEDDIFREPIFSCMHKDLNSLHYRTYESVSQFTVHNREPQRQVDMSETNPADNRNAGISGAEESAALDHQPHMVLPDTNNVDISGAKDSAALHHQLNMGLPDGAHNVGISGANDTAALDHQLNMGLPDGAHNVGISGANDSAALDLGLPDGAHNAGISGANDSAALDHQLHMGPPDGAQLDATLQEATDTVDGTAAFGLQMPSDERDNNIEKVTEFGDGKEIPLVDETNAAANITAHVDTLDKDCHQDASADMQRNTNADTPLFVQDDITHDSATITDAPDVALHSSGPACAQAVDGREGELSDIVRNDINTFEDREMPTSEITGLEFTEHAPGFPQPTEDDNAASAMGENSGLQGNNAGSFMDMDNTGHDFTDMDNTGHDFALKECSDFGSAIHGVDTDFLPYDDDGDFDEAIDLDDDDDEPNPDEFQSHDALSGWSSRTKGVARYLKTLFDEESGRGRKNVVIDHLVHGKSRKEASRMFFETLVLSTKDYIQVDQPIPFGLINVKPVSKLLKTDF; via the exons ATGTTCTACTCGCAGTTCATCTTGGCCAAGAAGGGCCCCCTCGGGACCATATGGATCGCCGCGCACTTGGAGCGGAAGCTGCGCAAGAACCAGGTCACGGACACGGACATCGGCGTCTCCGTAG ATTCAATTATATTCCCTGAGGTTCCAATTGCACTGCGGTTATCCAGCCATCTTATGGTAGGCGTGGTCAGAATCTATTCTCGGAAGGTCAACTACCTATTTCATGATTGCAGTGAGGCTTTGCTCAAGATAAAACAAGCATTTAGGTCTGCTGCTGTTGATCTCCCCCCTGAAGAATCAACTGCTCCTTATCATTCTATAACACTCCCTGAGAcattccatcttgatgattttgAGTTACCGGAGGCTGAATTTCAGGG GGACATCGATCATCATGTAAGCTCAAAAGAACAGATTACCCTGCAAGACAACCCAGAGAGAACAGGATATTCAACATCTGAATTTGGTTTAGATG AAAGATTTGGTGATGGCAGTTCTTCACATATGGGTTTTGATTTGGAGGAG GAATTATTGCTGGCGAAGGATCATCCAATTGAACTTGAATCTGGTGATGG TATCATCGTTCAAGGTCAATCATCACTTCATCCTACTGATATGGATGTTGACGATACCCCAAGTAAAGATGAAGAGGCTGAAGCATACAACAAAATGGATGATGAACCTTCTAGTTCCAGCAAGCAAAATCAATCGAATGCAGATGATTTAAGGAACAATATTCCTAATTGGACTGGTTACAATTTGCGTACCCCTGATTTGAATGATATGCTTTTCCACAATGAAGATGATGCAGGGCCATCTTCTTCATACTATCATCCTAGTCCCTTCCCTTGTGATGATCCTGCATCTCCTGCATCTCCTGAGTATGTAAGCGCTCAAGCCCCGGCTACACCTGGCTTAATGGAAGAAACAGTTCCTTCCAGAGTGCATGAAAGTCCTGTTCTGAGTCCGCAAAGGAAAGCTTCACCATCAAGCAACGAGGAAGCTGCAAAGGTTGACAATTTTGCTGCTCCGCCCTCAGATTTTCTCCATTCAGCTGCAGCAAATGCTAATGATGCTGTTGGTGCTGGGATGGCTGAATTTGGATTGGCTAAGCCTGTGCAAGTTGAGTCTTCTGGTGCCGTACAGGAGAATCTTGCCGCTCCATCCTCAGATATTCTTCATTCAGCTACAGCTAATGCTAATGATGCTGTTGGTGCTGAGATGGCTGAGTTTAGCTTGGTTAAGCCTGTGCAAGTTGAGTCTTCCGGTGCAGCACAGGAGAACCTTGCCGCTCCATCCTCAGATTTGCTCCATTCAGCTGCAGCAAATGCTAATGATGCTGCTAGTGCTGAGATTGCTGAATTTGGATTGGCTAAGCCTGTGCAAGTTGAGTCTTCTGGTGCTGTAGCTCCACCCTCGGATTTTCTCCATTCAGCTGCAGTAAATGCTAATGACACTGTTGGTGCTGAGATGTCTGAATATAGATTGACTAATCCTGTGCAAGTTGAGTCTTCTGGTGCTGTACCGGAGAATTTTGCTGCTCCACCCTCAGATTTTTTCCAtccagctgcagcacatgctaATGATACTGTTGGTCCTGAGATGGCTGAATTTAGATTGGCCAATCCTGTGCAAGTTGAGTCTTCTGGTGCTGTACAGCATAATTTTGCTGTTCCACCCTCAGATTTTCTCCATCAAGGTGCAGCACATGCTAATGACGCTGTTGATTCTGAGATGGCTGAATTTAGATTGTCTGAGCCTGTGCAAGTTGAGTCTTCTCGTGCTATACGGGAGATGGATTTTCTGAGGCAACACTCTGCAACTGCGGATATGCCACCAGAACCACAAACATCAAACCTGGTGGTAAATACTGAGGATATAGCTGTATCAGGTCAAACACTGCCTTTTAAAGCAACCATGGGAAGTGTGCCATTTGTTCAGAATACTTCGGAGCCGCGCGCTAATGGTTCTACCGAGACATACGTGACAGGGAATCCAACACATTTTAATGAGGGGTCAGTAAACATGCAAG ggtataattttcttacttctAATGTATCTGTAGAGCCATACCCTAGTGGTTCTACCGAGCCATGGGTGACAGGGCAACAACAACAAAGCTTCTTGTCCCAAGCAAGTTGGGGTAGGCCTAGTGGTCCTACCGAGCCACACGTGACAGGGCATCCAACACATTTTAATGAGGGATCAGGAAATGTGCAAG GGTATAATCTGCATGCTCCTAATGTGTTTCTCGGACATAACTTACAAGAAATGCCACCAGGAATGACACACAGTAATATATCAACTGCAGCTTTCCAACAGAACACTGGAACAATACCGCAATACATGTCATATAATGATAGACCAAATGACATGTTCACCTCAAATTTCCCAGAACGCGAGAGAATGCTCTCAGCTCCATATATTGGATTCCACCAGACAAATGACTTGGGGCAGTTAACTGCAGAGAAAGGAATCACTGAATCTGATGGAAGTAACAAAATAGGTAGCCTTAGTAGCAGAAAGCGTCACTTGGAGGATAGCATGCCAGCTCCAGAGAGTAGGACTACTGAAAATTTGTCCAGCAGACCACATGGTCAAAGAACCACTGATGCTATTCCTAACGATGATGATATACTGGCATCCATTTTAG TTGGTAGAACCCCTGGATTGGTGCTTGATTCAACACCATTACCACCTAATGCATCAACTTCAAAACGCCAAAGGTTGACACCGAAGACCGCATTGACACCCAAGACCAGGACACCCAAGAGAAGAGTGAAAATGGATGATGCCATGGTTATACATGCTGA TATTATACGGCAGCAGTTGATTAGTACTGAGGATATAAGGCGCATCCGTAGAAAGGCTCCATGCACCCGTACTGAAATATGGATGATCGAGAAAGGTTCACTTGAAGATGATATATTCCGCGAGCCTATATTTTCCT GTATGCACAAGGACCTGAACAGTTTACACTATCGAACCTATGAGTCTGTTTCTCAATTCACCGTACATAACAGGGAGCCGCAACGACAAGTAGACATGTCTGAAACTAACCCAGCAGATAACAGGAATGCTGGCATCTCTGGTGCAGAGGAAAGTGCAGCTCTTGATCACCAACCTCACATGGTGCTACCAGATACCAACAATGTTGACATCTCTGGTGCAAAGGACAGTGCAGCTCTTCATCACCAACTGAATATGGGACTACCAGACGGAGCTCACAACGTTGGCATCTCTGGTGCAAATGACACTGCAGCTCTTGATCACCAACTAAATATGGGACTACCAGATGGAGCTCACAACGTTGGTATCTCTGGTGCAAATGACAGTGCAGCTCTTGATCTGGGACTACCAGATGGAGCTCACAACGCTGGCATCTCTGGTGCAAATGACAGTGCAGCTCTTGATCACCAACTTCATATGGGACCACCAGATGGTGCTCAATTAGATGCTACACTACAAGAAGCAACTGATACAGTTGACGGTACAGCTGCATTTGGTTTGCAAATGCCATCTGATGAACGTGATAACAACATTGAAAAAGTAACTGAGTTTGGTGACGGGAAAGAAATCCCACTTGTTGACGAAACAAATGCTGCTGCAAACATTACTGCTCATGTTGATACACTggataaggattgccatcaagaTGCTTCGGCAGATATGCAGAGGAATACAAATGCTGATACGCCTCTCTTTGTGCAAGATGACATAACCCATGATTCTGCTACTATAACAGATGCTCCTGATGTTGCTTTGCATAGTTCTGGCCCAGCTTGTGCACAAGCAGTGGATGGCCGGGAAGGGGAATTGAGTGACATTGTTCGCAATGATATTAATACTTTTGAGGATAGGGAGATGCCCACTTCTGAGATTACTGGACTGGAATTCACCGAACATGCCCCTGGTTTTCCTCAACCAACAGAGGATGATAATGCTGCGTCGGCCATGGGAGAAAATTCTGGCTTGCAAGGAAACAATGCAGGATCCTTCATGGACATGGACAACACGGGGCATGACTTCACGGACATGGACAACACTGGGCATGACTTTGCACTGAAGGAATGCAGT GATTTTGGAAGCGCAATTCACGGTGTCGACACAG ATTTTCTACCCTATGATGATGATGGGGACTTTGATGAGGCAATTGAtcttgatgatgacgacgatgagcCAAATCCTGACGAATTCCAGTCTCATGATGCACTTAGTGGCTGGTCGTCTCGTACCAA GGGTGTTGCAAGATATCTCAAGACTCTGTTTGATGAAGAGTCTGGTCGGGGGAGAAAGAATGTTGTCATTGATCATCTGGTACATGGAAAGTCTCGGAAAGAAGCCTCAAGGATGTTCTTTGAGACCTTG GTCCTGTCGACGAAGGACTACATTCAAGTGGACCAACCAATTCCCTTTGGTTTAATAAACGTGAAGCCAGTGTCCAAGCTCCTGAAGACAGATTTCTAG
- the LOC109786350 gene encoding sister chromatid cohesion 1 protein 4 isoform X2 yields MFYSQFILAKKGPLGTIWIAAHLERKLRKNQVTDTDIGVSVDSIIFPEVPIALRLSSHLMVGVVRIYSRKVNYLFHDCSEALLKIKQAFRSAAVDLPPEESTAPYHSITLPETFHLDDFELPEAEFQGDIDHHVSSKEQITLQDNPERTGYSTSEFGLDERFGDGSSSHMGFDLEEELLLAKDHPIELESGDGIIVQGQSSLHPTDMDVDDTPSKDEEAEAYNKMDDEPSSSSKQNQSNADDLRNNIPNWTGYNLRTPDLNDMLFHNEDDAGPSSSYYHPSPFPCDDPASPASPEYVSAQAPATPGLMEETVPSRVHESPVLSPQRKASPSSNEEAAKVDNFAAPPSDFLHSAAANANDAVGAGMAEFGLAKPVQVESSGAVQENLAAPSSDILHSATANANDAVGAEMAEFSLVKPVQVESSGAAQENLAAPSSDLLHSAAANANDAASAEIAEFGLAKPVQVESSGAVAPPSDFLHSAAVNANDTVGAEMSEYRLTNPVQVESSGAVPENFAAPPSDFFHPAAAHANDTVGPEMAEFRLANPVQVESSGAVQHNFAVPPSDFLHQGAAHANDAVDSEMAEFRLSEPVQVESSRAIREMDFLRQHSATADMPPEPQTSNLVVNTEDIAVSGQTLPFKATMGSVPFVQNTSEPRANGSTETYVTGNPTHFNEGSVNMQEPYPSGSTEPWVTGQQQQSFLSQASWGRPSGPTEPHVTGHPTHFNEGSGNVQGYNLHAPNVFLGHNLQEMPPGMTHSNISTAAFQQNTGTIPQYMSYNDRPNDMFTSNFPERERMLSAPYIGFHQTNDLGQLTAEKGITESDGSNKIGSLSSRKRHLEDSMPAPESRTTENLSSRPHGQRTTDAIPNDDDILASILVGRTPGLVLDSTPLPPNASTSKRQRLTPKTALTPKTRTPKRRVKMDDAMVIHADIIRQQLISTEDIRRIRRKAPCTRTEIWMIEKGSLEDDIFREPIFSCMHKDLNSLHYRTYESVSQFTVHNREPQRQVDMSETNPADNRNAGISGAEESAALDHQPHMVLPDTNNVDISGAKDSAALHHQLNMGLPDGAHNVGISGANDTAALDHQLNMGLPDGAHNVGISGANDSAALDLGLPDGAHNAGISGANDSAALDHQLHMGPPDGAQLDATLQEATDTVDGTAAFGLQMPSDERDNNIEKVTEFGDGKEIPLVDETNAAANITAHVDTLDKDCHQDASADMQRNTNADTPLFVQDDITHDSATITDAPDVALHSSGPACAQAVDGREGELSDIVRNDINTFEDREMPTSEITGLEFTEHAPGFPQPTEDDNAASAMGENSGLQGNNAGSFMDMDNTGHDFTDMDNTGHDFALKECSDFGSAIHGVDTDFLPYDDDGDFDEAIDLDDDDDEPNPDEFQSHDALSGWSSRTKGVARYLKTLFDEESGRGRKNVVIDHLVHGKSRKEASRMFFETLVLSTKDYIQVDQPIPFGLINVKPVSKLLKTDF; encoded by the exons ATGTTCTACTCGCAGTTCATCTTGGCCAAGAAGGGCCCCCTCGGGACCATATGGATCGCCGCGCACTTGGAGCGGAAGCTGCGCAAGAACCAGGTCACGGACACGGACATCGGCGTCTCCGTAG ATTCAATTATATTCCCTGAGGTTCCAATTGCACTGCGGTTATCCAGCCATCTTATGGTAGGCGTGGTCAGAATCTATTCTCGGAAGGTCAACTACCTATTTCATGATTGCAGTGAGGCTTTGCTCAAGATAAAACAAGCATTTAGGTCTGCTGCTGTTGATCTCCCCCCTGAAGAATCAACTGCTCCTTATCATTCTATAACACTCCCTGAGAcattccatcttgatgattttgAGTTACCGGAGGCTGAATTTCAGGG GGACATCGATCATCATGTAAGCTCAAAAGAACAGATTACCCTGCAAGACAACCCAGAGAGAACAGGATATTCAACATCTGAATTTGGTTTAGATG AAAGATTTGGTGATGGCAGTTCTTCACATATGGGTTTTGATTTGGAGGAG GAATTATTGCTGGCGAAGGATCATCCAATTGAACTTGAATCTGGTGATGG TATCATCGTTCAAGGTCAATCATCACTTCATCCTACTGATATGGATGTTGACGATACCCCAAGTAAAGATGAAGAGGCTGAAGCATACAACAAAATGGATGATGAACCTTCTAGTTCCAGCAAGCAAAATCAATCGAATGCAGATGATTTAAGGAACAATATTCCTAATTGGACTGGTTACAATTTGCGTACCCCTGATTTGAATGATATGCTTTTCCACAATGAAGATGATGCAGGGCCATCTTCTTCATACTATCATCCTAGTCCCTTCCCTTGTGATGATCCTGCATCTCCTGCATCTCCTGAGTATGTAAGCGCTCAAGCCCCGGCTACACCTGGCTTAATGGAAGAAACAGTTCCTTCCAGAGTGCATGAAAGTCCTGTTCTGAGTCCGCAAAGGAAAGCTTCACCATCAAGCAACGAGGAAGCTGCAAAGGTTGACAATTTTGCTGCTCCGCCCTCAGATTTTCTCCATTCAGCTGCAGCAAATGCTAATGATGCTGTTGGTGCTGGGATGGCTGAATTTGGATTGGCTAAGCCTGTGCAAGTTGAGTCTTCTGGTGCCGTACAGGAGAATCTTGCCGCTCCATCCTCAGATATTCTTCATTCAGCTACAGCTAATGCTAATGATGCTGTTGGTGCTGAGATGGCTGAGTTTAGCTTGGTTAAGCCTGTGCAAGTTGAGTCTTCCGGTGCAGCACAGGAGAACCTTGCCGCTCCATCCTCAGATTTGCTCCATTCAGCTGCAGCAAATGCTAATGATGCTGCTAGTGCTGAGATTGCTGAATTTGGATTGGCTAAGCCTGTGCAAGTTGAGTCTTCTGGTGCTGTAGCTCCACCCTCGGATTTTCTCCATTCAGCTGCAGTAAATGCTAATGACACTGTTGGTGCTGAGATGTCTGAATATAGATTGACTAATCCTGTGCAAGTTGAGTCTTCTGGTGCTGTACCGGAGAATTTTGCTGCTCCACCCTCAGATTTTTTCCAtccagctgcagcacatgctaATGATACTGTTGGTCCTGAGATGGCTGAATTTAGATTGGCCAATCCTGTGCAAGTTGAGTCTTCTGGTGCTGTACAGCATAATTTTGCTGTTCCACCCTCAGATTTTCTCCATCAAGGTGCAGCACATGCTAATGACGCTGTTGATTCTGAGATGGCTGAATTTAGATTGTCTGAGCCTGTGCAAGTTGAGTCTTCTCGTGCTATACGGGAGATGGATTTTCTGAGGCAACACTCTGCAACTGCGGATATGCCACCAGAACCACAAACATCAAACCTGGTGGTAAATACTGAGGATATAGCTGTATCAGGTCAAACACTGCCTTTTAAAGCAACCATGGGAAGTGTGCCATTTGTTCAGAATACTTCGGAGCCGCGCGCTAATGGTTCTACCGAGACATACGTGACAGGGAATCCAACACATTTTAATGAGGGGTCAGTAAACATGCAAG AGCCATACCCTAGTGGTTCTACCGAGCCATGGGTGACAGGGCAACAACAACAAAGCTTCTTGTCCCAAGCAAGTTGGGGTAGGCCTAGTGGTCCTACCGAGCCACACGTGACAGGGCATCCAACACATTTTAATGAGGGATCAGGAAATGTGCAAG GGTATAATCTGCATGCTCCTAATGTGTTTCTCGGACATAACTTACAAGAAATGCCACCAGGAATGACACACAGTAATATATCAACTGCAGCTTTCCAACAGAACACTGGAACAATACCGCAATACATGTCATATAATGATAGACCAAATGACATGTTCACCTCAAATTTCCCAGAACGCGAGAGAATGCTCTCAGCTCCATATATTGGATTCCACCAGACAAATGACTTGGGGCAGTTAACTGCAGAGAAAGGAATCACTGAATCTGATGGAAGTAACAAAATAGGTAGCCTTAGTAGCAGAAAGCGTCACTTGGAGGATAGCATGCCAGCTCCAGAGAGTAGGACTACTGAAAATTTGTCCAGCAGACCACATGGTCAAAGAACCACTGATGCTATTCCTAACGATGATGATATACTGGCATCCATTTTAG TTGGTAGAACCCCTGGATTGGTGCTTGATTCAACACCATTACCACCTAATGCATCAACTTCAAAACGCCAAAGGTTGACACCGAAGACCGCATTGACACCCAAGACCAGGACACCCAAGAGAAGAGTGAAAATGGATGATGCCATGGTTATACATGCTGA TATTATACGGCAGCAGTTGATTAGTACTGAGGATATAAGGCGCATCCGTAGAAAGGCTCCATGCACCCGTACTGAAATATGGATGATCGAGAAAGGTTCACTTGAAGATGATATATTCCGCGAGCCTATATTTTCCT GTATGCACAAGGACCTGAACAGTTTACACTATCGAACCTATGAGTCTGTTTCTCAATTCACCGTACATAACAGGGAGCCGCAACGACAAGTAGACATGTCTGAAACTAACCCAGCAGATAACAGGAATGCTGGCATCTCTGGTGCAGAGGAAAGTGCAGCTCTTGATCACCAACCTCACATGGTGCTACCAGATACCAACAATGTTGACATCTCTGGTGCAAAGGACAGTGCAGCTCTTCATCACCAACTGAATATGGGACTACCAGACGGAGCTCACAACGTTGGCATCTCTGGTGCAAATGACACTGCAGCTCTTGATCACCAACTAAATATGGGACTACCAGATGGAGCTCACAACGTTGGTATCTCTGGTGCAAATGACAGTGCAGCTCTTGATCTGGGACTACCAGATGGAGCTCACAACGCTGGCATCTCTGGTGCAAATGACAGTGCAGCTCTTGATCACCAACTTCATATGGGACCACCAGATGGTGCTCAATTAGATGCTACACTACAAGAAGCAACTGATACAGTTGACGGTACAGCTGCATTTGGTTTGCAAATGCCATCTGATGAACGTGATAACAACATTGAAAAAGTAACTGAGTTTGGTGACGGGAAAGAAATCCCACTTGTTGACGAAACAAATGCTGCTGCAAACATTACTGCTCATGTTGATACACTggataaggattgccatcaagaTGCTTCGGCAGATATGCAGAGGAATACAAATGCTGATACGCCTCTCTTTGTGCAAGATGACATAACCCATGATTCTGCTACTATAACAGATGCTCCTGATGTTGCTTTGCATAGTTCTGGCCCAGCTTGTGCACAAGCAGTGGATGGCCGGGAAGGGGAATTGAGTGACATTGTTCGCAATGATATTAATACTTTTGAGGATAGGGAGATGCCCACTTCTGAGATTACTGGACTGGAATTCACCGAACATGCCCCTGGTTTTCCTCAACCAACAGAGGATGATAATGCTGCGTCGGCCATGGGAGAAAATTCTGGCTTGCAAGGAAACAATGCAGGATCCTTCATGGACATGGACAACACGGGGCATGACTTCACGGACATGGACAACACTGGGCATGACTTTGCACTGAAGGAATGCAGT GATTTTGGAAGCGCAATTCACGGTGTCGACACAG ATTTTCTACCCTATGATGATGATGGGGACTTTGATGAGGCAATTGAtcttgatgatgacgacgatgagcCAAATCCTGACGAATTCCAGTCTCATGATGCACTTAGTGGCTGGTCGTCTCGTACCAA GGGTGTTGCAAGATATCTCAAGACTCTGTTTGATGAAGAGTCTGGTCGGGGGAGAAAGAATGTTGTCATTGATCATCTGGTACATGGAAAGTCTCGGAAAGAAGCCTCAAGGATGTTCTTTGAGACCTTG GTCCTGTCGACGAAGGACTACATTCAAGTGGACCAACCAATTCCCTTTGGTTTAATAAACGTGAAGCCAGTGTCCAAGCTCCTGAAGACAGATTTCTAG